DNA from Haloplanus sp. HW8-1:
GACCTCTCGATTGAACAGGTTCGCGAGATGTACCGGCAGGCCGTCAACAGGCTCCTGAGCGAAGTCGCGGAGACAGAGGAGTTCTTCCGAGCCGGGATCGTCGCAATCGATATCACCGAGGCTGACCCGTTCACCGGCGATAGAACGGGCCACGAAGACGAAATCATCGGCACCAAGGAGAAAACTGACGAGTACGCCTACCAGTGGGCTACCGTCCAGTTAGTCGGGAATGCCGTTCCGATTGTACTGGACGCACGGCCAGTTCGAAAGGGAGAGTCCCGCTTGGAAATCGTCAAGGACCTCTTGGATTCTGCTGAAGAGATGGTACACGTTGATAACGTGTTGATGGATCGGGAGTTCGACAGTCAGCACGTCCTGGAGATGCTCAGCCAGCGTGGCCTGTCGTATGTCGTTCCCAAGCGGATGCAGTCCAGCGAGAAGGCTCAGGCGAAGCGGTTGCTTCAGCGCGACCAAGACCGATACGAGACTGACCGAAAGCTCCACCTCGGGAAGAACGAATGGCACGAAACGACGCTGATCTACCGCCGGAAAGAAGACTCCGAGCAGGACGACCATCGGCAGTACTCGGTGTTTATGACGAATTGCGGGAGCGGGCATCTCACGGAGTACGGTTACCGGTGGGAGATTGAGAGCGGCTACAGATCGATAAAGCGGTTCATGGCGGCGACGACATCGAAAGATTTCGGGCTACGGTTCTTCTACTTCGCATTCGCCTGTCTGTTATACTCGATCTGGCGAGCTGTCGATCTGCTCGTGCAGGTTGAGTTGACTGGTGAGTACGAACATTCGCCGATCGTAACAGCCGACAACACGCTGACGCTGCTGAAGAAGGAGACTGGAATTGGGTAGAGAGACACTCTGTTTAGGTTAGCGCGCCGTCTGAGTGGCTACACTGTTGGAAGTCGCGAAAATTCGTCCATACGATTGGAAGTATGACAGGAATGACCGCTTGGGGAGTGATTTGAGGTGGTCTGCGTTGACTGACCCGGCCAAATTCACGCATCACAGCCCCGCTGAACCCGGTATAGTCTCAACTTCCCAGCAGAAATTTTCGATATAGCAGCATACCGTTTATTAACTAAATCTGGATCCCTAAAACACGGTATTTCTGCGTTAGTGGCTCTGTATCGTGCGTTTACCGAGTCATAGTTTCGAGATTCGAGTAGGTACTCTTAGTTCGATAAGAGTACGTACTTTCAAGCAGGTGGCCGCCGTCTACCAA
Protein-coding regions in this window:
- a CDS encoding transposase, translated to MTTSRESRCVVFRRIARQPHVAWPVYDTTPLYDRTSLAGLESDIRTVSATWFDHESHDSVEGFVCALPLAYFRFSAHDRYEGSPRYRMDTLFRVFVLKELHGWEHETALVNYLGTRPELCEQLGFETIPDQSTLWRSWHERFTIDLRETVETAARTILIKAQDAGVEVPREPTQKPRYHGNESGESDPDDQTTLEQAEKITDHVSRIVFPAFSLDRGDGCEIHENAYLGLQTYLGLRERLAANEGARSFTYESTRERTPLGHAHREQIRDLSIEQVREMYRQAVNRLLSEVAETEEFFRAGIVAIDITEADPFTGDRTGHEDEIIGTKEKTDEYAYQWATVQLVGNAVPIVLDARPVRKGESRLEIVKDLLDSAEEMVHVDNVLMDREFDSQHVLEMLSQRGLSYVVPKRMQSSEKAQAKRLLQRDQDRYETDRKLHLGKNEWHETTLIYRRKEDSEQDDHRQYSVFMTNCGSGHLTEYGYRWEIESGYRSIKRFMAATTSKDFGLRFFYFAFACLLYSIWRAVDLLVQVELTGEYEHSPIVTADNTLTLLKKETGIG